A stretch of Girardinichthys multiradiatus isolate DD_20200921_A chromosome 20, DD_fGirMul_XY1, whole genome shotgun sequence DNA encodes these proteins:
- the rab7a gene encoding ras-related protein Rab-7a: MTSRKKVLLKVIILGDSGVGKTSLMNQYVNKKFSNQYKATIGADFLTKEVMVDDRLVTMQIWDTAGQERFQSLGVAFYRGADCCVLVFDVTAPNTFKTLDSWRDEFLIQASPRDPENFPFVVLGNKIDLENRQVTTKRAQAWCQSKNNIPYFETSAKEAINVEQAFQTIARNALKQETEVELYNEFPEPIKLDRNERAKPSAETCSC, translated from the exons ATGACGTCAAGGAAGAAAGTTCTACTCAAAGTCATCATCCTTGGAGACTCTGG AGTCGGGAAGACCTCATTAATGAACCAGTATGTGAATAAGAAGTTCAGCAACCAGTACAAAGCCACAATCGGTGCTGATTTCCTAACGAAAGAAGTTATGGTAGATGACAGACTTGTCACAATGCAG ATTTGGGACACAGCAGGTCAAGAGAGGTTCCAGTCTTTAGGTGTAGCCTTCTATCGTGGAGCAGACTGCTGTGTTCTGGTGTTTGATGTGACTGCGCCCAACACCTTCAAGACCTTAGACAGCTGGAGGGACGAGTTCTTGATTCAGGCTAGCCCACGAGACCCTGAGAACTTCCCTTTTGTGGTGCTGGGGAACAAGATTGACCTGGAGAACCGACAG GTAACAACCAAACGAGCACAGGCTTGGTGTCAGAGCAAGAACAACATCCCGTATTTCGAAACCAGCGCCAAGGAGGCGATCAACGTGGAGCAGGCCTTTCAGACTATTGCACGCAATGCTCTTAAACAG GAGACCGAAGTGGAGTTGTACAACGAGTTCCCCGAGCCCATAAAGCTGGACAGGAACGAGCGAGCTAAGCCTTCAGCAGAGACCTGTAGCTGCTGA